A genomic region of Pseudomonas migulae contains the following coding sequences:
- the urtC gene encoding urea ABC transporter permease subunit UrtC encodes MNQPLLVTATQKAGPKVTLIVGVVVLILLLTLPLLSLLSADSALHVSAYTLTLVGKILCYAIVALALDLVWGYAGLLSLGHGLFFALGGYAMGMYLMRQASGDGLPAFMTFLPWTELPWYWTGTSSFLWSMCLVVLAPGLLALVFGFFAFRSRIKGVYFSIMTQALTFAGMLLFFRNETGFGGNNGFTNFRTILGFGITEPGTRAVLFFATVVLLVASLFIGWRLAQSKFGRVLTALRDAENRLMFCGYDPRGFKLFVWVLSAVLCGLAGALYVPQVGIINPSEMSPTNSIEAAVWVALGGRGTLIGPLLGAGVVNGMKSWFTVAFPEYWLFFLGALFIVVTLYLPKGVIGLLKKRGDQ; translated from the coding sequence ATGAACCAGCCCCTGCTCGTTACCGCGACACAAAAAGCCGGCCCCAAAGTCACGCTGATCGTCGGCGTCGTGGTGCTCATTCTGCTGCTGACATTGCCGCTGCTATCGCTGTTGTCCGCCGACAGTGCGCTGCATGTCTCGGCCTACACCCTGACCCTGGTGGGCAAGATTCTTTGCTACGCCATCGTCGCACTGGCGCTGGATCTGGTGTGGGGTTACGCCGGCCTGTTGTCCCTCGGCCATGGCCTGTTCTTCGCCCTCGGCGGTTATGCGATGGGCATGTACCTGATGCGCCAGGCCTCGGGCGATGGTTTACCGGCGTTCATGACGTTCCTGCCGTGGACCGAATTACCGTGGTACTGGACCGGTACCAGCAGCTTCCTCTGGTCGATGTGCCTGGTGGTATTGGCGCCGGGGTTGCTGGCGCTGGTGTTCGGGTTCTTTGCCTTCCGCTCGCGGATCAAGGGCGTGTATTTCTCGATCATGACCCAGGCCCTGACGTTCGCGGGAATGCTGTTGTTCTTCCGCAACGAAACCGGGTTCGGCGGCAACAACGGCTTCACTAATTTCCGCACCATTCTCGGCTTCGGCATCACCGAACCCGGCACCCGCGCGGTGCTGTTTTTCGCCACGGTGGTGTTGCTGGTGGCAAGCCTGTTTATCGGTTGGCGTCTGGCGCAGAGCAAGTTCGGTCGTGTGTTGACCGCCCTGCGCGATGCGGAAAACCGTCTGATGTTTTGCGGTTACGATCCACGCGGTTTCAAGCTGTTTGTCTGGGTCTTGAGCGCTGTGTTGTGCGGTTTGGCTGGCGCGCTCTATGTGCCGCAAGTCGGGATCATCAACCCGAGCGAAATGTCGCCGACCAACTCCATCGAGGCCGCCGTGTGGGTGGCGCTGGGCGGACGCGGCACGCTGATCGGCCCGCTGCTTGGCGCCGGCGTGGTCAACGGCATGAAGAGCTGGTTCACCGTGGCGTTCCCGGAATACTGGCTGTTCTTCCTTGGCGCGTTGTTCATCGTCGTGACCTTGTACCTGCCCAAAGGGGTGATCGGCCTGCTGAAGAAAAGGGGTGACCAATGA